In Desulfocurvus vexinensis DSM 17965, a single window of DNA contains:
- a CDS encoding response regulator: MDWHEHYHTLRTLVVDDDPVVCHALAGALADAGLAAEPHMRGADALEAEGAPPVLAFVDVVMPDMDGLDLAARLREKWPGIELVFVSGAADSARVIRALQLGASDYLVKPYTPEALRLCLSRFHERLALRRRAALAERRYAALIQNVPLLIFRLREDLSLEFVNRAVQPMLGFSPEEATASDSWLSSRVRMKDRGRVRKVLAQAFASHYPLTVQCRMVHRRGFDVHGILKTMPRSPEPGANALDGVFMDISERIYLEHSRVMDEKLKTIGAISEEVAHEIRNPLMSIGGFARRLSAKAPDFPETEIILRESQRLEKLLERIKGYLNPMDVHSVPLSLGAVLAAALERLTPGLDEAAIAVQALFAPGLPEAMADPGLLDRVFTIMLQDAARALTSGGSLNIRTFATGESVCASFDYELRNLRDIDPERLYLPYEDGGFGLPNCYSMVQQMGGVMTMTREGGSAVFTVSLPRSGARLEAEPVWLPLA, from the coding sequence GTGGACTGGCACGAGCATTACCACACCCTGCGCACCCTGGTGGTGGACGACGACCCCGTGGTCTGCCACGCCCTGGCCGGGGCCCTGGCCGATGCCGGGCTGGCCGCCGAGCCCCACATGCGCGGGGCCGACGCCCTCGAGGCCGAGGGCGCCCCGCCCGTGCTGGCCTTTGTGGACGTGGTCATGCCCGACATGGACGGGCTGGACCTGGCCGCGCGCCTGCGCGAGAAGTGGCCGGGCATTGAGCTGGTCTTCGTCAGCGGCGCGGCGGACTCGGCGCGCGTCATCCGCGCCCTGCAACTGGGCGCGTCGGACTACCTGGTCAAGCCCTACACCCCCGAGGCCCTGCGCCTGTGCCTGTCGCGCTTCCACGAGCGCCTGGCCCTGCGCCGCCGGGCGGCCCTGGCCGAGCGTCGCTACGCCGCCCTGATCCAGAACGTGCCGCTGCTCATCTTCCGCCTGCGCGAGGACCTGAGCCTGGAGTTCGTCAACCGCGCGGTGCAGCCCATGCTCGGCTTCTCGCCCGAGGAGGCCACCGCCAGCGACAGCTGGCTGTCCTCGCGCGTGCGCATGAAGGACCGGGGCCGGGTGCGCAAGGTGCTGGCCCAGGCCTTCGCCAGCCACTACCCCCTCACGGTGCAGTGCCGCATGGTCCACCGCCGGGGCTTCGACGTGCACGGCATCCTCAAGACCATGCCCCGCAGCCCCGAGCCCGGCGCCAACGCCCTGGACGGCGTGTTCATGGACATCTCCGAGCGCATCTACCTGGAGCACTCGCGGGTCATGGACGAAAAGCTCAAGACCATCGGCGCCATCTCCGAAGAGGTGGCCCACGAGATCCGCAACCCGCTGATGTCCATCGGCGGCTTTGCGCGGCGCCTCTCGGCCAAGGCCCCCGACTTCCCCGAGACCGAGATCATCCTGCGCGAATCCCAGCGCCTGGAAAAACTCCTGGAGCGCATCAAGGGCTACCTGAACCCCATGGACGTGCACAGCGTGCCCCTGAGCCTGGGCGCAGTGCTGGCTGCCGCCCTGGAACGGCTGACCCCCGGACTGGACGAGGCCGCCATCGCCGTGCAGGCCCTGTTCGCCCCCGGCCTGCCCGAGGCCATGGCCGACCCCGGGCTGCTCGACCGCGTCTTCACCATCATGCTCCAGGACGCGGCCCGCGCCCTGACCAGCGGCGGGTCGCTGAACATCCGCACCTTCGCCACCGGCGAATCCGTGTGCGCCAGCTTCGACTACGAGCTGCGCAACCTGCGCGACATCGACCCCGAGCGCCTCTACCTGCCCTACGAGGACGGCGGCTTCGGCCTGCCCAACTGCTACAGCATGGTCCAGCAGATGGGCGGGGTGATGACCATGACCCGCGAGGGCGGCAGCGCGGTGTTCACGGTCTCGCTGCCGCGCTCGGGCGCGCGCCTGGAGGCCGAGCCCGTCTGGCTGCCCCTGGCCTGA
- a CDS encoding Hpt domain-containing protein, with amino-acid sequence MPHDQPPVLDLESTMNRLKGDRDFLLTLFRVYIDDLPSKLEALEEAAANLELEGLLRTAHSLKGASATIGAPAMREAAERVEAAARRGELDQAVAAIPALRAQALELARLLHEETHKG; translated from the coding sequence ATGCCACACGACCAGCCGCCAGTCCTGGACCTGGAATCGACCATGAACCGGCTCAAGGGCGACAGGGATTTCCTGCTCACCCTGTTCCGCGTCTACATCGACGACCTGCCCTCCAAGCTCGAAGCCCTGGAGGAAGCAGCCGCGAACCTCGAACTGGAAGGCCTGCTGCGCACGGCCCACTCCCTCAAGGGCGCCTCGGCCACCATCGGCGCGCCCGCCATGCGCGAGGCCGCCGAACGCGTGGAGGCCGCCGCCCGGCGCGGCGAACTGGACCAGGCCGTGGCCGCCATCCCCGCCCTGCGCGCGCAGGCCCTGGAACTGGCCCGCCTGCTGCACGAGGAAACCCACAAAGGCTGA
- a CDS encoding FAD:protein FMN transferase yields MKKATTMESIFTRREFLRSCGLVGLGLAAVGAVPAAAHAVVRLGSGAQAVTRTLPLMGTFVSITAVHDSHDLAEEAVGRAFEEMQRLCAVFDRHRGDTAISALNGEGRLSGAPAELSAVLERSLSLHSLSDGAFDPSVAPLVDALRGGVAPSRQELAELTALVDARQIAVSGERITLGRQGMALTLDGIAKGFIADQASATLAACGVVNHLVNAGGDIRAAGVKAPGQPWVVAVEDPTKAGNSPAVINLRDCAVATSGNYENAFDRRRTLHHVVTPGSGTSPHEVVSCTVTAPTVMEADALATAVMVMGARRGLAFVDALPGRECLLVTASGAQLPSRHWG; encoded by the coding sequence ATGAAAAAGGCAACAACCATGGAAAGCATCTTCACCAGGCGTGAGTTCCTGCGTTCCTGCGGGCTGGTGGGCCTGGGGCTGGCCGCCGTCGGCGCCGTGCCCGCCGCCGCCCACGCCGTCGTCCGCCTGGGCTCCGGCGCCCAGGCCGTGACCAGGACCCTGCCGCTCATGGGCACCTTCGTGAGCATCACCGCCGTGCACGACTCCCACGATCTGGCCGAGGAGGCCGTGGGGCGGGCCTTCGAGGAAATGCAGCGGCTGTGCGCGGTGTTCGACCGCCACCGCGGCGACACGGCGATCTCGGCGCTCAACGGCGAGGGCCGCCTGTCCGGCGCACCCGCCGAGCTGAGCGCCGTGCTGGAGCGTTCCCTGTCGCTGCATTCGCTTTCGGACGGCGCCTTCGACCCCAGCGTGGCCCCGCTGGTGGACGCGCTGCGCGGGGGTGTCGCCCCGTCGCGCCAGGAGCTGGCCGAGCTCACGGCCCTGGTGGACGCCCGCCAGATCGCCGTGTCCGGCGAGCGCATCACCCTGGGGCGGCAGGGCATGGCCCTGACCCTGGACGGCATCGCCAAGGGCTTCATCGCCGACCAGGCCTCGGCCACGCTGGCGGCCTGCGGGGTGGTCAACCATCTGGTCAACGCGGGCGGCGACATCCGGGCCGCCGGGGTCAAGGCCCCGGGCCAGCCCTGGGTCGTGGCCGTGGAAGACCCGACCAAGGCGGGCAACTCCCCCGCCGTGATCAACCTGCGCGACTGCGCCGTGGCCACCTCGGGCAACTACGAGAACGCCTTCGACCGCCGCAGGACCCTGCACCATGTGGTGACCCCGGGCAGCGGCACCTCGCCGCACGAGGTGGTGAGCTGCACGGTCACGGCGCCCACGGTCATGGAGGCCGACGCCCTGGCCACAGCCGTGATGGTCATGGGCGCGCGCCGGGGCCTGGCCTTCGTGGACGCGCTGCCCGGCCGAGAATGCCTGCTGGTCACGGCCAGTGGCGCGCAACTGCCCTCGCGCCACTGGGGATAG
- the rnfB gene encoding RnfABCDGE type electron transport complex subunit B: MITSSILVMFGLGLACAMVLAAASKLLAVEEDPRVEAVLEALPGANCGGCGFAGCESYAAAAVRDPDVPADRCCAGGPDVAAKVAALTGKAAGSAEPMVAFRRCAKSEGNVAKRYDYQGVPSCAAAKLLGSPDACSYSCIGLGDCMRACPFDAMYMAHGMVHVITEKCTACGTCVSVCPNHVMQIVPQAARVMVLCSSLDKGKAVSDVCGVGCISCMKCVKECPAKCIALEGGKIQIDQAACLAYGPSCQEVCAEKCPRGILRRLGAGAAAQPQEAAA; encoded by the coding sequence ATGATCACGTCGTCGATTCTCGTCATGTTCGGCCTGGGCCTGGCCTGCGCCATGGTGCTGGCCGCAGCCTCCAAGCTTCTGGCCGTGGAGGAGGACCCCCGGGTGGAGGCGGTGCTCGAGGCCCTGCCCGGCGCCAACTGCGGCGGCTGCGGCTTCGCGGGCTGCGAGTCCTATGCCGCCGCCGCGGTGCGCGATCCCGATGTCCCGGCGGACCGGTGCTGCGCGGGCGGCCCTGACGTGGCCGCCAAGGTCGCGGCGCTTACCGGCAAGGCCGCCGGGTCGGCAGAGCCCATGGTGGCCTTCCGACGCTGCGCCAAGAGCGAGGGCAACGTCGCCAAGCGCTACGACTACCAGGGCGTGCCCAGCTGCGCGGCGGCCAAGCTGCTGGGCAGCCCCGACGCCTGCTCCTATTCGTGCATCGGCCTTGGCGACTGCATGCGGGCCTGCCCCTTCGACGCCATGTACATGGCCCACGGCATGGTCCACGTCATCACCGAGAAATGCACGGCCTGCGGCACCTGCGTGTCCGTGTGCCCCAACCATGTCATGCAGATCGTGCCCCAGGCCGCGCGGGTCATGGTTTTGTGCTCGTCGCTGGACAAGGGCAAGGCCGTTTCCGACGTCTGCGGGGTGGGCTGCATCAGCTGCATGAAGTGCGTCAAGGAATGCCCGGCCAAGTGCATCGCGCTTGAGGGCGGCAAGATCCAGATCGATCAGGCGGCCTGCCTGGCCTACGGCCCTTCCTGCCAGGAAGTCTGCGCCGAGAAGTGCCCGCGCGGCATCCTGCGCCGTCTGGGGGCCGGGGCTGCGGCCCAGCCCCAGGAAGCGGCGGCCTAG
- a CDS encoding tetratricopeptide repeat protein, with protein sequence MYPQILGAYSRKQDQNVGTGTTTRAHVQQTYWFARRLSDDDFEVQPLNANHVPAGMRTTLGKGEFIRHFHPEPAYYETRTLPALKSLQKKIELGETFFQQGLLGQAEKEFLKAVMLDETNAQANLGLGAVYSEQGQFKKVKKIVDVLLNSDDAFREDQRQQFNTFGISLRKQGLHEDAIRFYTRALEVDPHDEHLHFNLARAHFELGDELACLRHIEIALGLDPGFIEARKFLDYLGRRA encoded by the coding sequence ATGTACCCCCAGATTCTCGGAGCCTATTCCCGCAAGCAGGACCAGAACGTGGGCACCGGCACCACCACCCGGGCCCACGTGCAGCAGACGTACTGGTTCGCCAGGCGCCTGTCCGACGACGATTTCGAGGTCCAGCCCCTGAACGCCAACCACGTGCCCGCAGGCATGCGCACGACCCTGGGCAAGGGCGAGTTCATCCGCCACTTCCACCCCGAGCCCGCCTACTACGAGACGCGCACCCTGCCCGCCCTGAAATCCCTGCAAAAAAAGATCGAACTGGGCGAGACATTCTTCCAGCAGGGCCTGCTGGGCCAGGCCGAAAAGGAGTTCCTCAAGGCCGTGATGCTCGACGAGACCAACGCCCAGGCCAACCTCGGCCTGGGCGCCGTATACAGCGAGCAGGGCCAGTTCAAGAAGGTCAAGAAGATCGTCGATGTCCTGCTCAACAGCGACGACGCCTTCCGCGAGGACCAGCGCCAGCAGTTCAACACCTTCGGCATCAGCCTGCGCAAACAGGGCCTGCACGAAGACGCCATCCGCTTCTACACCCGCGCCCTGGAAGTGGACCCCCACGACGAACACCTGCATTTCAACCTCGCCCGGGCCCATTTCGAGCTCGGGGACGAGCTGGCCTGCCTGCGGCACATCGAGATCGCCCTGGGCCTGGACCCCGGGTTCATCGAGGCCCGCAAGTTCCTCGACTACCTGGGTCGGCGGGCCTGA
- a CDS encoding ferredoxin, with protein sequence MPDTTCSIIQPRCSRCLACVEACPELFAWDETLGEVVVRPDCPGNPDIDKALAWCPNDCIEVHDTQADPGHT encoded by the coding sequence ATGCCCGACACCACCTGCTCCATCATCCAGCCCCGCTGCAGCCGCTGCCTGGCCTGCGTCGAGGCCTGCCCCGAACTCTTCGCCTGGGACGAAACCCTGGGCGAGGTCGTGGTGCGGCCCGACTGCCCGGGCAACCCGGACATCGACAAGGCCCTGGCCTGGTGCCCCAACGACTGCATCGAGGTCCACGACACCCAGGCGGACCCGGGCCACACCTGA
- a CDS encoding sodium:proton antiporter, with amino-acid sequence MARRLFGFLALVAVVMAMVAWLAPDALAAGGDLHHQAEEIGKELGGLWVVPFACMLLSIAIFPLAAPHFWHHHFGKVSAFWALAFLVPFTVQFGASLALYEVVHTLLLEYIPFIILLFALFTISGGVCLTGSLVGKPVVNVVILAIGTVLASWMGTTGAAMLLIRPLLRANAHRKYKVHTVVFFIFLVANIGGSLTPLGDPPLFLGFLKGVSFFWTTVHMFLPMVFLAAILLSLYFVVDTMLFAKEGKPVPPNAGNEKLRLEGSFNLVLLLGVVGGVLMSGMWKPHVEFDVYHVHVELPNLTRDVLLLLLAYISLKTTALSTRQKNEFDWFPIVEVAKLFAGIFISMIPAIAILRAGADGALAGIIALVTDANGQPVNAMYFWLTGALSSFLDNAPTYLVFFNTAGGDAAYLMEHVETLLAISAGAVFMGANTYIGNAPNFMVRSIAESGGVKMPSFFGYMAWSVGILVPCFILVTLLFI; translated from the coding sequence ATGGCACGTCGGTTGTTTGGATTCCTGGCCCTGGTGGCCGTAGTGATGGCGATGGTGGCCTGGCTGGCCCCCGACGCCCTGGCGGCCGGTGGGGACCTGCACCACCAGGCCGAGGAGATCGGCAAGGAGCTGGGCGGGCTGTGGGTCGTGCCCTTCGCGTGCATGCTCCTGTCCATCGCCATCTTTCCCCTGGCCGCCCCGCACTTCTGGCATCACCATTTCGGCAAAGTCTCGGCCTTCTGGGCCCTGGCCTTCCTGGTGCCCTTCACCGTCCAGTTCGGGGCTTCCCTGGCGCTGTACGAGGTTGTGCACACCCTGCTGCTGGAGTACATCCCCTTCATCATCCTGCTCTTTGCCCTGTTCACCATCTCCGGCGGCGTGTGCCTGACCGGCTCGCTGGTGGGCAAGCCTGTGGTCAACGTGGTCATCCTGGCCATCGGCACCGTGCTGGCGAGCTGGATGGGCACCACCGGCGCGGCCATGCTGCTCATCCGCCCGCTGCTGCGTGCCAACGCCCACCGCAAGTACAAGGTCCACACCGTGGTCTTTTTCATCTTCCTGGTAGCCAACATCGGCGGCTCCCTGACCCCGCTGGGCGACCCGCCGCTGTTCCTGGGCTTCCTCAAGGGTGTGTCCTTCTTCTGGACCACCGTGCACATGTTCCTGCCCATGGTCTTCCTGGCGGCCATTCTGCTGTCGCTGTACTTCGTGGTGGACACCATGCTCTTCGCCAAGGAGGGCAAGCCGGTGCCGCCCAACGCGGGCAACGAGAAGCTGCGTCTTGAGGGCTCCTTCAACCTCGTGCTGCTGCTCGGCGTGGTTGGCGGCGTGCTCATGAGCGGCATGTGGAAGCCCCACGTCGAGTTCGACGTCTACCACGTGCACGTCGAGCTGCCGAACCTGACCCGCGACGTCCTGCTGCTGCTGCTGGCCTACATCTCCCTGAAGACCACCGCCCTCTCCACCCGCCAGAAGAACGAGTTCGACTGGTTCCCCATCGTGGAGGTGGCCAAACTCTTCGCGGGCATCTTCATCTCCATGATCCCGGCCATCGCCATCCTGCGCGCGGGTGCCGACGGCGCCCTGGCGGGCATCATCGCCCTGGTCACCGACGCCAACGGCCAGCCGGTCAACGCCATGTACTTCTGGCTGACCGGCGCCCTGTCCAGCTTCCTGGACAACGCCCCGACCTACCTGGTGTTCTTCAACACCGCGGGCGGCGACGCCGCGTACCTCATGGAGCATGTGGAGACCCTGCTGGCCATCTCCGCCGGCGCGGTGTTCATGGGCGCCAACACCTACATCGGCAACGCGCCGAACTTCATGGTCCGTTCCATCGCCGAGTCCGGCGGCGTGAAGATGCCCAGCTTCTTCGGCTATATGGCCTGGTCCGTGGGCATCCTCGTCCCCTGCTTCATCCTGGTGACGCTGCTGTTCATCTAG
- a CDS encoding sulfite exporter TauE/SafE family protein, which translates to MRHKKFLVLALLAVAVLLVGTQTAMADALGDAIAQATAAGKVNAADAPGYMGIPGGPQVSMIVALLWAVWVGWIFSTVGAFGGIMAGVGHITVFGLGSYAKGLGKDLQLNKLVTDSIRVSNQWLVGCSAALSSFNYYKAGRLVLPLGIALSIGSVAGSLLVPWLTAGKISLSQYVGYFGLFVLFLGCYLLYEMTPAAMAKKKEAQAAAKAFQASVKAGTLDVATQGVKVKTFTPSRCEFTFFGVEFSFNPLIPVIGGFVIASLASFLGVGGGFLLVPFLTSVAGLPMYLVAGTSALAVFIGMINSIFSYMFLKSVTVDWTMIGAELVGIVIGSTVGPYTSKYLPDKALKILFIVLAFYVGINYTARGFLGHNILPPY; encoded by the coding sequence ATGAGGCACAAGAAATTCCTGGTTTTGGCCCTGCTGGCCGTTGCAGTGCTCCTGGTGGGCACGCAGACCGCCATGGCCGACGCCCTGGGCGACGCCATCGCCCAGGCGACTGCGGCGGGCAAGGTCAACGCGGCCGATGCTCCCGGCTACATGGGCATCCCCGGCGGTCCTCAGGTCTCCATGATCGTGGCCCTGCTGTGGGCCGTGTGGGTCGGCTGGATCTTCTCCACCGTGGGCGCGTTCGGCGGCATCATGGCCGGCGTGGGCCACATCACGGTCTTCGGGCTGGGCAGCTACGCCAAGGGCCTGGGCAAGGACCTGCAGCTCAACAAGCTGGTCACCGACTCCATCCGCGTGTCCAACCAGTGGCTGGTGGGTTGCTCGGCTGCCCTGTCCTCGTTCAACTACTACAAGGCCGGGCGCCTGGTGCTGCCCCTGGGCATCGCCCTGTCCATCGGCTCCGTCGCCGGTTCGCTGCTGGTGCCCTGGCTCACCGCAGGCAAGATCAGCCTGTCGCAGTACGTGGGCTACTTCGGCCTGTTCGTGCTCTTCCTGGGCTGCTACCTGCTCTATGAAATGACCCCCGCCGCCATGGCGAAGAAGAAGGAGGCCCAGGCCGCGGCCAAGGCCTTCCAGGCCAGCGTGAAGGCCGGCACCCTGGACGTGGCCACCCAGGGCGTGAAGGTCAAGACCTTCACCCCCTCGCGCTGCGAGTTCACCTTCTTCGGCGTGGAGTTCTCCTTCAACCCGCTCATCCCGGTGATCGGCGGCTTCGTCATCGCCTCGCTGGCCTCCTTCCTGGGCGTGGGCGGCGGCTTCCTGCTGGTGCCCTTCCTGACCTCCGTGGCCGGGCTGCCCATGTACCTGGTGGCCGGCACCTCGGCCCTGGCCGTGTTCATCGGCATGATCAACTCCATCTTCTCCTACATGTTCCTCAAGAGCGTGACGGTGGACTGGACCATGATCGGCGCCGAGCTGGTGGGCATCGTCATCGGCTCCACCGTGGGCCCGTACACCTCCAAGTACCTGCCCGACAAGGCCCTGAAGATCCTCTTCATCGTCCTGGCCTTCTACGTCGGCATCAACTACACGGCCAGGGGCTTCCTGGGCCACAACATCCTGCCCCCGTACTGA
- a CDS encoding NAD(P)-dependent oxidoreductase: protein MLALAARAGRGAKQGRHQARWSMGQRVGFLGLGIMGRAMAENVLRAGFPLTVYNRTADKAAILAALGARVAATPREVAEASDVVVAMLSGPEAVYAVLAGEDGAARGLERGKIFVNMSTISPAYAREIAGGLKPLGVQYVDAPVSGSKRPAEEGTLVVLAAGADAAIDAVEPVLLAMGRKVVRCGAVGQGSMAKMGVNLLLGAMMAGLGEALAFTRKGGLDDAVLMDIVASGPLACPLFAMKSEMLASGYYPAQFPLKHMAKDLKFVLDTAYDTGAATPLGAALSQLYGVGRARGLGEMDFAAVARVLEELGGGKQGGKG from the coding sequence ATGCTGGCCCTGGCGGCGCGGGCAGGGCGCGGCGCGAAACAGGGCCGACACCAAGCGAGGTGGAGCATGGGGCAGCGCGTAGGATTCCTGGGCCTGGGCATCATGGGCCGGGCCATGGCCGAGAACGTCTTGAGGGCGGGGTTTCCGCTCACGGTCTACAACCGCACCGCCGACAAGGCGGCCATCCTGGCCGCGCTGGGCGCGCGGGTGGCGGCCACCCCGCGCGAGGTGGCCGAGGCCAGCGACGTGGTGGTGGCCATGCTGAGCGGCCCCGAGGCCGTCTACGCCGTGCTGGCGGGCGAGGACGGCGCGGCGCGCGGCCTGGAGCGGGGCAAGATCTTCGTGAACATGAGCACCATCTCCCCGGCCTACGCCCGCGAGATCGCCGGGGGCCTGAAGCCCCTGGGCGTGCAGTACGTGGACGCGCCGGTGTCGGGCTCCAAGCGCCCGGCGGAGGAAGGCACGCTGGTGGTGCTGGCCGCCGGGGCCGACGCGGCCATCGACGCCGTGGAGCCCGTGCTGCTGGCCATGGGCCGCAAGGTGGTGCGCTGCGGGGCCGTGGGCCAGGGCTCCATGGCCAAGATGGGCGTGAACCTGCTGCTGGGGGCGATGATGGCCGGGCTGGGCGAGGCGCTGGCCTTCACCCGCAAGGGCGGGCTGGACGACGCGGTGCTCATGGACATCGTGGCCTCGGGGCCCCTGGCCTGCCCGCTGTTCGCCATGAAGAGCGAGATGCTGGCCAGCGGGTACTACCCGGCGCAGTTCCCCCTGAAGCACATGGCCAAGGATCTCAAGTTCGTGCTGGATACGGCCTACGACACGGGCGCGGCCACGCCCCTGGGCGCGGCGCTCTCGCAGCTCTACGGCGTGGGCCGGGCCCGGGGCCTGGGCGAGATGGACTTCGCCGCAGTGGCCCGCGTGCTCGAGGAGCTTGGCGGCGGCAAACAGGGCGGCAAGGGCTAG
- a CDS encoding LysE family translocator: MTDTLWLDFAALTGAWTLAVMLPGPNFLATAHAAAARSRADGLRTALGIAVGTALWATGSLLGLGLLFRTAAWVYEAVRLIGGAYLVWTGLRLIFANGRPGASQPDPAPASRRSAFRHGLLVDLANPKAAMFFASLFAVAVPPDAAPWFKALAVGTVVAIGWGWYSFVACAVASPPVAALLVRWRRAVAVASGALFVGLGRGAAAGATVPGP, from the coding sequence ATGACCGACACCCTGTGGCTCGATTTCGCCGCCCTCACCGGAGCCTGGACCCTGGCAGTCATGCTCCCGGGCCCCAACTTCCTGGCCACCGCCCACGCCGCCGCCGCACGCTCGCGCGCCGACGGGCTGCGCACCGCCCTGGGCATCGCCGTGGGCACCGCCCTGTGGGCCACGGGCAGCCTGCTGGGCCTGGGCCTGCTCTTCCGCACCGCCGCCTGGGTCTACGAAGCCGTGCGCCTCATCGGCGGGGCCTACCTTGTCTGGACAGGGCTGCGCCTCATCTTCGCCAACGGACGCCCCGGCGCCAGCCAGCCCGACCCCGCCCCCGCCAGCAGGCGCAGCGCCTTCCGCCACGGTCTGCTCGTGGACCTCGCCAACCCCAAGGCCGCCATGTTCTTCGCCAGCCTCTTCGCCGTGGCCGTGCCGCCCGACGCCGCGCCCTGGTTCAAGGCCCTGGCCGTGGGCACGGTGGTGGCCATCGGCTGGGGCTGGTACTCCTTCGTGGCCTGCGCCGTGGCCTCGCCGCCCGTGGCCGCCCTACTCGTCCGCTGGCGCCGCGCCGTGGCCGTGGCCTCGGGCGCGCTGTTCGTGGGCCTGGGACGGGGAGCAGCGGCTGGGGCGACTGTGCCGGGGCCATAA
- a CDS encoding 4Fe-4S dicluster domain-containing protein, which yields MSKYMFKTNQDRCISCNACEVHCKQKNKVPVGAKLGQMITVGPLDRAGKPRMMNLFMPCYHCEQPWCVAACPSGAMVRREEDGVVYVQRDLCVGCKACIIACPWDIPQWDEAAGKVIKCDLCKDRLDAGLKPACVTACTTHALEFTSSPNARSAKTRTEHGQKMLLKKVLR from the coding sequence GTGAGCAAGTACATGTTCAAGACCAACCAGGACCGGTGCATCAGCTGCAACGCCTGCGAGGTGCACTGCAAACAGAAGAACAAGGTTCCTGTGGGCGCCAAGCTTGGCCAGATGATCACCGTGGGCCCTCTGGACCGCGCGGGCAAGCCGCGGATGATGAACCTGTTCATGCCCTGCTACCACTGCGAGCAACCCTGGTGCGTGGCGGCCTGTCCCTCTGGCGCCATGGTCCGGCGTGAGGAAGACGGCGTCGTGTACGTCCAGCGCGACCTGTGCGTGGGCTGCAAGGCCTGCATCATCGCCTGCCCCTGGGACATCCCGCAGTGGGACGAGGCGGCGGGCAAGGTCATCAAGTGCGACCTGTGCAAGGACCGCCTGGACGCCGGGCTCAAGCCCGCCTGCGTCACGGCCTGCACCACGCACGCCCTGGAGTTCACCTCCTCGCCCAACGCCCGGTCGGCCAAGACGCGCACGGAACATGGCCAGAAGATGCTGCTGAAGAAGGTGCTCCGGTAG
- a CDS encoding tetratricopeptide repeat protein encodes MPAYPQILGVYARNTVADVGAGTTRDSYEQTTYWYVRRTGDDAFEIQPLNANHVPSGLRSVLPKGEFIAAFSPEPSYYERNTLPAIRSLQKKIAEGEEHFALGRLDEAERAFLKALMIDELNVPANLGAGAVYAEKREFQKVKKILGILLNNDETFQLEQRARFNTLGMSLRKQGMLDEALNYYRKALEFDASDENLHFNLARVYFDKGDHVATLEHLEHCLRINPGLEVAQKFQRYCRKQAQAGSLGTGGALR; translated from the coding sequence ATGCCCGCCTATCCGCAGATCCTCGGGGTCTACGCCCGCAACACCGTGGCCGATGTCGGCGCGGGCACGACCCGCGACTCGTATGAACAGACCACCTACTGGTATGTGCGCCGCACCGGCGACGACGCCTTCGAGATCCAGCCGCTCAACGCCAACCACGTGCCCTCGGGCCTGCGCAGCGTGCTGCCCAAGGGCGAGTTCATCGCCGCCTTCAGCCCCGAGCCGTCCTACTACGAGCGCAACACCCTGCCCGCCATCCGCTCGCTGCAAAAAAAGATCGCCGAGGGCGAGGAGCATTTCGCCCTGGGCCGCCTGGACGAGGCCGAGCGCGCCTTCCTCAAGGCGCTGATGATCGACGAGCTGAACGTGCCCGCCAACCTGGGCGCGGGCGCGGTCTACGCCGAAAAACGCGAGTTCCAGAAGGTCAAGAAAATCCTGGGTATCCTGCTCAACAACGACGAGACCTTCCAGCTCGAGCAGCGCGCGCGCTTCAACACCCTGGGCATGAGCCTGCGCAAGCAGGGCATGCTCGACGAGGCCTTGAACTACTACCGCAAGGCCCTGGAATTCGACGCCTCCGACGAGAACCTGCACTTCAACCTCGCCCGGGTCTACTTCGACAAGGGCGACCATGTGGCCACGCTGGAACACCTGGAACACTGCCTGCGCATCAATCCCGGCCTGGAGGTGGCCCAGAAGTTCCAGCGCTACTGCCGCAAGCAGGCCCAGGCGGGCAGCCTTGGCACCGGGGGCGCTTTGCGCTAG